The DNA region CCATGTGGACCTTGGCCCCGCCCAGGAGCTGGGATGTGATGGGCTCGCCTTCGGGGGTGGCCTCCTCCTGCAGCACGGCCTTGATGACCTGGGGGCCGGTGATGTGCATGCAGCTCGTGCCCTCGGTCATGAGGATGAAGTCGGTCATGGCCGGCGAGTAGACCGCGCCGCCCGCGCAGGGGCCCATGACGGCGGAGAGCTGCGGGATGACGCCGGAGGCCAGAGCGTTGCGCAGGAAGATCTGGGCGTAGCCGGCCAGGCTCTCCACGCCCTCCTGGATGCGGGCCCCGCCCGAGTCGTTGATGCCGATGAGGGGCGCGCCGGTCTTCAAGGCCAGGTCCATGACCTTGCAGATCTTGTTGGCGAAGGCCATGCCCAAGGACCCTCCCAGGACCGTGAAGTCCTGGGAGAACACGAAGGCGGTGCGGCCCGCGACCTTGCCGTAGCCGGTGACCACCCCGTCGCCGTAGAACTTCTTCTTCTCCATGCCGAAGTCCGCGCAGCGGTGGGTGACGAAGCGGTCGAGCTCCACGAAAGTCCCCTCGTCGAAGAGCAGGTCGATGCGCTCGCGGGCGGTGAGCTTGCCCTCCTGGTGCTGCTTGTCGATGCGCTCCTGGCCGCCGCCCAGCAGGGCCTGCTTGCGACGGCGCTCCAGCTCCTCGCGGATGGACTTCATCTTCGCCCCCCTGTCCTGGCCATGTCCCGCAGGACCCGCCGCGCCGCGGAGTCCGGGTCCGTGCGCCGGCTGGCCAGGTCCTCCAGGAGCTTGCGCAGAGTTCCTTCGCTCTTCAGCCTTTCCGAGAGCAGCTCTTTGCAGCCGGTCTCCAGCCGCTCCAGGAAAGCCGCCCGGGCCATGCCGCGCGAGCGCTCCGCCCACCCCCCGCCGGCCCGCAGCGCGCAGCGGTGCGCGCCGACGCACCCGAAGAGCCGGCCGATCCCGGCGCCGGAGAGCGCGCAAGTCTTGACCACTTCGCACGCCTTGCCTTCCAGCGCCCAGCGCAGGCCCCGCAGCAGAGCCTCGCAGCCCGGCCGATCGCATTTATTGACCACATAGATGTCGCCGATCTCCAGCACTCCCGCCTTGATGGCCTGGATCTCGTCGCCCATGCCGGGGGCCAGCACCACCAGGACGGTATGCGCCGCGCCGGCCACCTTGACCCCGTCCTGCCCCACGCCCGCGGTCTCGACGAGGATGAGGTCCTTGCCCATGGCGTCCATGACCGTCACGGTAGCGAAGACCGAGCGCGACAGGCCGCCCAGGCTGCCGCGGCTGGCCAAAGAGCGGATGAAGACCTTCTCGTCGCGGGCATGACGCTGCATGCGCACGCGGTCGCCCAGCACGGCCCCGCCGCTGATGTGGCTGGTGGGGTCCACGGCCACCACGCCGACGCTGAGGCCTTGGCCGCGCGCCGAGGCGACCAAAGCGTCGGCCAAAGTGGACTTCCCGCAGCCCGCGGGCCCGGTGAGGCCCACCACGTGGGCCCGGCCCGCCGCCGCGTAGAGCTTGCGCAAGACCGCCTGCGCGGCCGGGACGCCGTCGTCCAGGTCCCGCATAAGTCCGGCCGCGGCCCGGACCTCGCCCCGCAGCACGCGCCGCGCCCAGACCGCGCCCGTGATTTTTCGCGTCATTTATTGGTCAGATTATGCGCAGATTCCATCTGCACAAGCATATGGTATCATTCCACCCAGAGGCGCACAACGGCATGGAATACGAGACCATAAAACTTGAGAAGAGGGGCAAGGTCGCCGAGGTGCGGCTCAACAGGCCCGAAGTGCGCAACGCCTTCAACGCGGCCATGGTGCGCGAGGTGCGCGAGGTTTTCGCGGCCCTGGCCTCCGACGCATCGGTGCGCGCCGTCGTCATCGTGGGCGAGGGCAAGTCCTTCTGCGCGGGCGTGGACTTGAAGTGGCTCGGCGGCGGGGTGGACTTGCCGCGCGAGAAGCACCTGGCCGAGACCATGGACATCGCGCGCATGTTCCGCGCGATCTACGATCTCGACAAACCCGTGCTGGCCGGGGCCCAGGGCACGACTTTGGGCGGCGGCGTGGGCTTCCTCGGCGTGGCGGACATCGTGTTCGCGGCCCAGGACGCGGTCTTCGGCTTGAGCGAGGTCAAGATCGGCGTGGTGCCGGCCTGCATCTCGCCCTACCTCCTCCTGCGCGCGGCTCGGCCCAGCCGCCTCAAGGAGCTCTTCATCAGCGGCAAACGATTCAACGCCCAGGAAGGCCGATCCGTAGGGCTGGTGGACTACGTCGTCGAATCCGGCAAGCTCGTCCAGGAAGTCCGGGACATGGCCTCCTCCTTCCTCGATGCGGGCCCCCGGGCGCAGGGGGTCTGCAAGGAGCTCTTCCGCAGGGTGCCGGGGATGCCCCTCGACGAGGCCATGCGCTACACCGCCGAAGTCTTGGCGGACGTCAAGACGGGCGAGGAGGCTCGGCGCGGCATCGCCGCCTTCCTGCAGAAAAAGGAGATCCGCTGGGACTGATCCGCGCGACGACGGGCCGGCGGTGCGCCGTTCACAGGCTGCGCCGGTACTCCCCTCCGGTCTCGAATAGAGTCCCGGTGATCTGCCCCAAAGAGCAGGCCTTGGCCGCCTCCATGAGGGCCGCGAACACGTTCTCATTGCCCAAAGCGCAGCGGCGCAGCTCCTGCAGCAGAGCCGGGGCGCGGTCCGCCTGGGCCTTGTGCAGGTCGCGCAGGGTCCGTATCTGCCGCTGCATCTCGGCCGGCGCGGCCCGGGTGACCTCCTTGGGCCGGGCGGTGGGCGAGCCGTGGGGCGAGAGGAAGGTGTTGACCCCCATGATGGGGATCTGCCCGCTGTGCTTGAGGGACTCGTAGCGCAGGGACTCCTCCTGGATCTTGCCGCGCTGGTAGGCCGTCTCCATGGCGCCCAGAGCCCCGCCGCGCTCGCTCAAGCGCTCGAACTCGCCCAGCACGGCTTCCTCCACCAGGTCGGTGAGCTCCTCGATGATGAAGGAGCCTTGCAGGGAGTTCTGGTTCTTGGTCAGGCCGTACTCGCGGTTGATGATGAGCTGCACGGCCAGGGCCCGGCGCACCGACTCCTCGGTCGGCGTGGTGATGGCCTCATCGTAGGCGTTGGTGTGCAAAGAGTTGCAGTTGTCGTAGATCGCGCCAAACGCCTGCAAAGTGGTGCGGATGTCGTTGAACTCGATGTCCTGGCTGTGCAGGGAGCGGCCCGAGGTCTGGCAGTGGTACTTGAGCCTCTGCGACTGCGCGTTGGCCCCGTAGCGCCGCTTCATGGCCTTGGCCCAGATGAGCCGCGCCACCCGGCCGATGACCGAATACTCCGGGTCCATGCCGCTGGAGAAGAAGAAGGACAGGTTGGGCGCGAAGGCGTCGATGGGCATGCCCCGCGAGAGGTAGTGCTCCACGTAGGTGAAGCCGTTGGCCAAGGTGAAGGCCAGCTGCGTGATGGGGTTGGCCCCGGCCTCCGCGATGTGATAGCCCGAGATGGACACGGAGTAGAAGTTGCGCACCTGGTTGGAGATGAAGTACTCCTGCACGTCGCCCATGAGCTTGAGGGCGAAGTCGATGGCGTAGATGCAGGTGTTCTGGGCCTGGTCCTCCTTGAGGATGTCGGCCTGCACCGTGCCGCGCACCACGGCCAAGGTGTCGGCCTTGATGCGCGCGTAGACCTCGGGAGGCAGGACCTGGTCTCCGGTCATGCCCAGCAGCAGCAGGCCCAGCCCGTCGTGGCTCTCGGGGAAGCGGCCGTGGTAGGCGGGCGCCTTGAGGCCCCGGCTCCGGTAGAAGCGCGCGATCTTCTCGCGCAACTGGCGCTCCTTGCCCTCGCGCCGGATGTGCAGCTCGCACTGCTGGTCCACGGCCGCGTTCATGAAATAGGCGGCCATGACCGGGGCCGGGCCGTTGATGGTCATGGACACCGAGGTGCGCGGGTCGGCCAGGTCGAAGCCGGAGTAGAGGCGCTTGGCGTCGTCGAGGCAGGCCACGGACACGCCCGAGTTGCCCAGCTTGCCGTAGATGTCGGGCCGGAGGTCCGGGTCGGAGCCGTAAAGGGTCACGGCGTCGAAGGCGGTGGAGAGGCGCTTGGCGGCCATGCCCCGGGAGAGGTAGTGGAAGCGCCGGTTGGTCCGCTCCGGCCCGCCCTCGCCCGCGAACATGCGCGTGGGGTCCTCGCCCTCGCGCCGGAACGGGAACACCCCGGCCGCGTAGGGGAACTCGCCGGGCAGGTTCTCCTTGAGCATCCAGCGCAGGAGGTCCCCCCAACCCTGGCAGCGCGGCAGGCCGACCTTGGGTATGCGCAGTCCGGAGAGGGACTGCTCGCCGGTCTTGACACGGACCGCCTTGCCGCGCACCTCGTAGACGAACTCCTCGCCGCGGTAGCAGGCGGCCTTATCGACCCAGCCCTCCAGGGCCTTGAGGTTGGCCGACTCGAGGCGCTGCTCCGCTTCCCGGCCCGCCGTCTCAAGGCGCCCGTCGCAAGGGACAGATTCCGCGGCCTGGCGCAGGGCCTGAACCCTCGCCGCCGCGTCGGCCTGCTCTTGCGCCCAGCGGTTGTAGCCTCGGACGGTCTGGCTGATCTCGGCCAGGTAGCGCACGCGGTCCGTGGGGATGATGGGGACGTGGTCCCGGGCCTCCTCCACGGAGGCCCCGGCGGCCTCGAGGCCCCAGCCGGAGATGTCGGCAAGCCGCACCAGCAGGGCCCGATAGAGCCGGTCCACGCCCTGGTCCGCGAACTGGGAGGCCCGGGTCGCGAACACCGGCGCGTCCGCGCCGGCGGCCGAGCCCTGGCGGCGGCTGTAGGCGTACTGCTTCTTGACGTCGCGCAGGGCGTCGTCGGCGCCGCGCTTGTCGGCTTTGTTGATGGCCACCAGGTCGGCGTAGTCCATCATGCCGATCTTCTCGAGCTGGGTGGGGGCCCCGAACTCCGGGGTCATGACGTAGAGGGAGACGTCGCTGTGGTCCACCACCGCGGTGTCCGACTGCCCGATGCCCGGGGTCTCCAGGACGATGAGGTCGAAGCCGGCCGCCTGCAGGACCGCGAGCACGCCGTCGATGCAGGCGGGCAGGCCGGAGGCCTGGTCGCGCGTGGCCATGGAGCGCATGTAGACGCGGGGCGAGTCTATGGCGTTCATCCGGATGCGGTCGCCCAAAAGGGCCCCGCCGGTCTTGCGCTTGGAAGGGTCCACGGACACGATGGCCACGGTGCGCTCCGGGAAATCGTTGAGGAAGCGGCGCAGGAGCTCGTCTATAAGGGATGACTTGCCTGAGCCGCCCGTGCCCGTGACTCCGAGCACCGGGGCCGCCGGACCCCCGCGCGCCAGGCGCGCGAGCAGGGCTTTGGCCTCCGCCGGAGAGTCCTCCACGGCGGAGATGAGCCTGGCCAAGGCCGCCGGGTCGCGCTTGGCGATGCGCTCGGGGGTGACGGCCTTGAGCCCGCGGGCCGGCAGGTCGCAGGCGCGCAGGAGGTCGTTGATCATGCCCTGCAGGCCGAGTTGGCGGCCGTCGTCCGGGGAGTAGATGCGGGCCACGCCGTAGTCGTGCAGGGCCTCCATCTCCCTGGGCAGGATCACCCCGCCCCCGCCGCCGAAAACCTTGATGTGGCCGCAGCCGCGCTCGCGCAGCAGATCGAGCATGAACTTGAAGAACTCCATGTGGCCGCCCTGGTAGGAGGTCACGGCCACGGCCGCCGCGTCTTCCTGGACCGCGCAGTCCGCCACCTCGCGCGCGGAGCGGTTGTGGCCGAGGTGGATGACCTCCGCGCCGGTGGCCTGGAGTATGCGGCGCATGATGTTGATGGCCGCGTCGTGCCCGTCGAAGAGCGCGGTGGCGGTCACCACGCGGATGCGGCGCCGGGTCCGGCAAGGCTCGGTCTCGGGCCTAGGCGCGACCGCTGTCTTTGTCGTCATAGCGCTGCCTCCAATATCTCCGCCAGGTCCTTGACCGCGAGGTTCTCCAGGCTCTGGTCCTTCACGCCGGTCTCCAGCATGCTCAGGCAATACGGACAGGAGGTGGCGATGACTGAAGCCTTGGTCTGGTGGAGCTGGCGCACCCGCTCATGGTTGACGCGCGGGCCTTTCTCCTCCACCCAGAAGAGGCCTCCCCCGGCGCCGCAGCAGAAGCCGGTCTCGCGGCAACGCGAGGGCTCCACGGCCTGCGCGCCGCCCACCGCTGCCAGGAGTTCCCGCGCCGGGTCGTACACGCCGTTGGCGCGGCCCAGATAGCAAGAATCGTGGATAACGACCCGCGTGTCGGGCCCGGACTTGGGCTTGAGCTTGCCCTGCAGGACCAGGCCCTGGAGCAGTCGGGTGTGGTGCAGGACCTCGAAGCTCCCGCCGAAGTCGGGGTATTCGTTCTTGAAGGTGTTGAAGCAGTGGGGGCAAGGGGTGAGGATCTTCTTGACCTTGAGCTCGTTGAGCAGGGCCGTGTTCTGCTCGACCAAGGACTGGCCCAAAGCCTCCTCGCCGAGGCGCCGCGCGGTCTCGCCGCAGCAGAGCTCCTCCTCTCCCAGCACGGCGAACGAGACTCCGGCCTTCTTGAGCAAGGAGACCAGGCTGCGGCTGACCTTGACGGCCCGGTCGTCGAGACTGGCCGCGCAGCCGAAGTAGAGCAGGTACTCGGCCGGAGCCTGGCGCCAGAGGGGCAGGTCCAGCCCCTTGGCCCACTCCGCGCGCTTGGCCGCGCCGAGGCCCCAGGGGTTGGAGTTGTTCTCCAGGCCCTTGAAAGCGCGCCTGACCTCGGCCGGGAAGCGCGCCTGCATGAGCACCTCGCTGCGCCGCAGGGAGTTGATGCGCTGCACGTGGGAGATGCTCACCGGGCAGGCCTGCTCGCAGGCCTGGCAGGTGGTGCAGGCCCAGAACTCCTCCGGCGTGACCGAGGCGGGCGCCAACTCCTCGGGCTCCCCGCCCTTGCCGTTGATGAGGCGGCCGGCCTCGCGCTTGAGGCAGTCCTTCTGCGCGGTGATGATCTCGCGCGGAGCGAGCTTCTTGCCCACGCCGTTGGCCGGGCAGGCCTCGTTGCAGCGGCCGCACTCGGTGCAGCTGTAAAGGTCCAGGCCGTCCTTCCCAGTGAGCTGATCGACATGGGGCGTGCCGAAGACGTCTACTTTCTCGTCGGCGAGGTCGAGCTTGGTGAGCCTGCCGCCGCGATGCAGCGGCCGTAGGTAAACGTTGAAGGCGGAGGTGAGGATGTGCATGTGCTTGCCCGTGGGCAGGTAGGCCAAGAAGACCAGGATGCCTAAGCAGTGGACCCAGAGAGCGGCGTGGCCGGCCGCGGCCGGGGCCTTGCCGCTCAAAGCGGCGGAGAAGAGCATGTCGCTGAGCATGAGGGTGAGGATCATGAGCAGGACGAAGAGGGCCTCGCCGGTGTTGCGCAGGCGCTTGACGCGCTGGATGTAGCGGCGGAAAAGGGCCAAGAGGATCATGAGCGTGACCGCGATGTTGGCGCCGTCCTTGACCACGCCGTAGGCCCGGCCGAGCAGCGCGTCGGGACCGAGGAAGGGGAGGTGGAACCCGAAGCCCCCGCCCAAAGCCATGCCGAAGAGGGTGAGGGCCCGCAGGAGCAAAGCGCAGAAGCCCCAGAATATGAGGGCGTGCATGAGGCCGGGCACGGGGTCCTGGAAGAGCTTCTTCTGGCCGAGGAAGATGGTCAGGAACTCCTGGATGCGCCGGGGGTGGTCCGCGACCGGATCAGGGACCGGGGCGAGAGCCTGGAGGAGCCTGGTCTTTCGGTAGACCGCGCGGCTGAACACTGCCAGAGAGATAGGAAGGGCGATGCCTACGACGACCGCGTCGGCTGCGTGCCAATGCATTTACAGTCTCGTGCGCGCGAAGTGAAATATAGCATTTTCCCCCGTTCAGGGACGCTGAGAGAAGTCACGAAAGTCCCGGCTCGGGCCCACGCGTCCGGCACACATATATCGTTCGGGATATAATCGCTTCCACCGCTGAAGGCGAATATATCGTTGAGGATATCATCGGGCCGCTGAGCAATCGTTAAGCCCGCCGGGATCCTACGTTTTTAAAAATATTGCTGATAATATCGGCATTATTCGCATCGCGCGCGCGATGTGAATTGTGCTATGAAAATAAACAAGATTTTTTCAGAAACATAGGGAAACCCGCTCGCGCAACGCGACAATCCCGACATTATCGGCGGCGGACTGTGCAATGCGACAGAGTGCTTGATCAGCCCCGGCGCAGCACCAAGGCGACCACGGTCTTGTCGTCGCCGCCCATGTTGATGGACAGCCCGTAAGGCCGGTCCTTGGGAATGTCGATCTGGTTGGCGCCGGCCTTGCCCGTGAGTTGCTCCCACAAGGTCACGGCCTGGTGCACCCCCGTCGCTCCCGTCGGATGGCCCCAGCCCACGAGTCCGCCCGTGGTGTTGAACGGGACCTTACCTGTGCGCGCGGTCTCTCCGGCCGACACGAAGTCGGGACCTTCTCCCGGCTTGGCCAAGCCGATGGCCTCGGTGGCCAGAACACCCGCGATGGTGAAGCAGTCATGCGTCTCCACCGTGGCCAAATCCGAAGCCTTGATGCCCGCTGATTCCAGGGCCTGCGCCGCGGCGCGGCGCGTGGTCTCCAAGGCCGTCAGGTCGGCCGGCGGCTTGGTCAGATCCGCCTCCACCTGGCCCCAACCCACCACTTCCACGGCTTCATTCTTCGGTATGCCCGCGCGCTTGAGGCCCTCCTCGGAGACGATGGCGATGGCAGAGGCGCCGTCCGACACCTTGGAGCAGTCATAGACGTTCAAGTGCTCCACGAAATTCCTGGGGTCCGGCTCGGTCAAAGCCAAAGCCTCGAGGTCCTTGGTGGTGTTGTGGTGCTCCTGGGCCGTGGGGCACAGGCGCGCGTTCTCCACAGCGTTTCGGTACCAGCGCGCCATGGCCTGGCGGGTGCGCTGCCGGCCGTGCTTGGCGAAATAGGCCCCGGCCCGGTCGCTGAACTTGCCCGGGAAGAAGTAGGCGTGCCCGGCCTTGCGCTCCTGGCTCCAGCCCGCGGTGGCCAAAATGTCGGCCCCGTAGACCGCCTTGACCGTGTTCTGCACCTCCACGCCCAGGCACAGCGAAACCTCCGCGGTCTCGGCCAGCACGGACTTGATGCCTGACATCAAGGCCAGAGCGCCGGAGCAGCAAGCGCCTTCGACGCGCGTGCAGGGCTTCCAGAGCAGGGCTTCGTCGATCATGGGGATAAGGGCGGCCAGGTTGCCCTGGCTGTTGAAGCGGCCGGCCATGAAGTTGCCGATGACGCCTTCATCAACCTTCGCCGCGCCGCCGATGCGCTTCAAGACCCCCTGGCCCGCCTCCCGGATGTAGTCCTCAAGCCCGGGCCGGGGCTTCTTGGGATGGAACTCCTTGCGCCCCGAGCCCATGGACACCGTGTTGCAGCCAGCCGCCAGGAAGACCTTCCGCCGGAGCTTGTTCATCGTGATACCTTCGCCTTGAAGTAGTCGTTGATCGGTCCGTAGGCGTGGAAGAAGCCGGTCAGCAGGACCTTATTGACGTCCTCGGGGCCCGCGGCCACGCCGTCCTTGACCAGGTTGAGCCCGATATCCCTGGAGCGCGCGCCGTAGCGCTTGGCCAGCTCCGCGCCCAAGGAGCTCATCTTGTCGAGCTTGCCGAAGAACTCGGCCAGCGCCTTATCCTTGGCGGGAAGGCGCGCGGCCGTCTTCCAGGCCAGGGCCGGCTCGGGCAGGGGCCCGAGCTTGGCGTCGCAGACGGCCTGGAACTCCGCGAGCGGGACGTAGCGCTTGGCCTCCGGGTCATAGACCCCGGTGCTGCGGCCCTTCTCATAGCGCAAAAAACCGTCCTTCTGGGAGCCGTCGTGGTTCTGTCCGCCCCGCACGCCTAGCGCCAGCAGCTTCTCCAGGAGCGGGCTCTTCAGGTCCTGGCCGGGCAGGCGCGGGTCCATGACCTTGAGGATGCACGCGCAGACGTCGAGGCCCACGTAGTCCACGAGCTGGAAGATGCCCATGGGCCGGACCAGGAAGTCCTGGCTCACCCGGTTGACGCAGTAGGCAGCCTGCACGAAGGGCATCTCTTTCGAGAGCCTCTCCAGCTCGGAGATGCCGTGGAGCATGTCGCGCATGAAGTGCCCGTTGCCGATGAAGCCGGCCTGGTCGCGGGAATGCACCACGGTCTTGCGCAGCTTCTTGGCCAAAGCCTCGGCGAAGGCCGCCACCTCGGGCAAAGCGGCCTGGCCGCGGATGAGCTCCACGAGCTTCTGCACCGCGGGCGGGTTGTAGAAATGGAAGCCCATGATGCGGCCCTGGAGCCCAGCCTTGGCGTCGAGCTCGGAGATCGGGATCGAGGAGGTGTTGGTGAAGACCCAGGGCTGCTTGGGGTTCTCCGCCGCGACCTGCCTGAGCAGCCTGAGCTTGAGGTCCAGGTCCTCGGTCGCGGCCTCGAAGACCACGCCGGCCTCGGCCGCGGCCGCCAGCACCGTGACGGGCCGGACCACGTCGAGCACGTCCGTGACATACTGCTCGATGATGTCCCGGTTCTCCACCAGGTCGGCCCGGTCCGCGTAGGCCCGGCGCAGGCCCACGATGCGCTTCTCCGCGGTCTTGCGCACCTGCTCGCGCAGGTACTTCATGAGCCCGGACAGGGCCTTGGGGGACAGGTCCACCGCGTGCAGCACGTAGCAGAGGGAGCGGTTCTCAGGCTGCAAAGCCAGGTCCGCCATCTCCTGGGCCATGAGCAGCACGATGCCGCTGCCCATCTTGCCCGCGGCGCCCAGCACCGCCACTTTTTCGAGCCTTTCAGCGTAGTCCATGGTTCACCATTTTGGTTGACGTTTTTCCAGGAAGGCCTTCATGCCCTCGGCCCCCTCGTTGCCGAACAAGGAGCCGAAGTCCTCCGATTCCATCGCGCAGCCCGCGTCGAAGGAGCCCAGCAGTCCCTTGCGCACCAGGCGCTTGACCAGGCGCACGGCCTTGGGGCCCTTGGCCGCGATCTTCTTGGCCAGGCCCAGAGCCTCGGGCATGAGCTGCTCGGGCGCCACCACCTTCTGCACCAGACCCAGGCGCAGGGCGTCCTCCGCCCCGACCAGTTCGCCAGTGAGCAGGAGGTAAAGGGCGTTGCCCGCGCCCACCAGCCGAGGCAGGCGCTGGGTGCCGGCATAGCCGGGGGTGAGGCCCAGGTTCACTTCGGGCTGGCCGAACTTGGCGAAGGTGCTGGCGATGCGGAAGTCGCAGGCCATGGCCAGCTCGCAGCCGCCGCCCAAAGCGAAGCCGTTGACGGCCGCGATCACGGGCACCAGAAACTCCTCCAGACTGCGGAAGGTGCGCTGCCCGACGCGCGAGAACTCGGAGCCGGCCCGGGAGTCCTTGTCGGCCATCTCCGCGATGTCCGCGCCCGCCACGAAGGCCTTGCCCGCGCCGGTGAGGACCAGCGCGCGCAGGCCGCTGTCCTGGGACAGGCCCGCCAGGAGGTCGTCGAGCTCCTGGAAGAAGCGCGTGTTGAGGGCGTTCATGGCCTGGGGCCGGCTGATGGTCACGACTGCGACGGCTTCCTGCTTCTCGACCTTGAGTATCTCGTAGTTCATTTTTTCAGAGCCTTGGCCAGCTCCTCCTTGAGTACGGGCAAGACCTTGAAGAGGTCGCCCAC from Elusimicrobiota bacterium includes:
- a CDS encoding 3-ketoacyl-CoA thiolase yields the protein MNKLRRKVFLAAGCNTVSMGSGRKEFHPKKPRPGLEDYIREAGQGVLKRIGGAAKVDEGVIGNFMAGRFNSQGNLAALIPMIDEALLWKPCTRVEGACCSGALALMSGIKSVLAETAEVSLCLGVEVQNTVKAVYGADILATAGWSQERKAGHAYFFPGKFSDRAGAYFAKHGRQRTRQAMARWYRNAVENARLCPTAQEHHNTTKDLEALALTEPDPRNFVEHLNVYDCSKVSDGASAIAIVSEEGLKRAGIPKNEAVEVVGWGQVEADLTKPPADLTALETTRRAAAQALESAGIKASDLATVETHDCFTIAGVLATEAIGLAKPGEGPDFVSAGETARTGKVPFNTTGGLVGWGHPTGATGVHQAVTLWEQLTGKAGANQIDIPKDRPYGLSINMGGDDKTVVALVLRRG
- a CDS encoding enoyl-CoA hydratase-related protein; the protein is MNYEILKVEKQEAVAVVTISRPQAMNALNTRFFQELDDLLAGLSQDSGLRALVLTGAGKAFVAGADIAEMADKDSRAGSEFSRVGQRTFRSLEEFLVPVIAAVNGFALGGGCELAMACDFRIASTFAKFGQPEVNLGLTPGYAGTQRLPRLVGAGNALYLLLTGELVGAEDALRLGLVQKVVAPEQLMPEALGLAKKIAAKGPKAVRLVKRLVRKGLLGSFDAGCAMESEDFGSLFGNEGAEGMKAFLEKRQPKW
- a CDS encoding enoyl-CoA hydratase-related protein, translated to MEYETIKLEKRGKVAEVRLNRPEVRNAFNAAMVREVREVFAALASDASVRAVVIVGEGKSFCAGVDLKWLGGGVDLPREKHLAETMDIARMFRAIYDLDKPVLAGAQGTTLGGGVGFLGVADIVFAAQDAVFGLSEVKIGVVPACISPYLLLRAARPSRLKELFISGKRFNAQEGRSVGLVDYVVESGKLVQEVRDMASSFLDAGPRAQGVCKELFRRVPGMPLDEAMRYTAEVLADVKTGEEARRGIAAFLQKKEIRWD
- a CDS encoding methylmalonyl-CoA mutase family protein gives rise to the protein MTTKTAVAPRPETEPCRTRRRIRVVTATALFDGHDAAINIMRRILQATGAEVIHLGHNRSAREVADCAVQEDAAAVAVTSYQGGHMEFFKFMLDLLRERGCGHIKVFGGGGGVILPREMEALHDYGVARIYSPDDGRQLGLQGMINDLLRACDLPARGLKAVTPERIAKRDPAALARLISAVEDSPAEAKALLARLARGGPAAPVLGVTGTGGSGKSSLIDELLRRFLNDFPERTVAIVSVDPSKRKTGGALLGDRIRMNAIDSPRVYMRSMATRDQASGLPACIDGVLAVLQAAGFDLIVLETPGIGQSDTAVVDHSDVSLYVMTPEFGAPTQLEKIGMMDYADLVAINKADKRGADDALRDVKKQYAYSRRQGSAAGADAPVFATRASQFADQGVDRLYRALLVRLADISGWGLEAAGASVEEARDHVPIIPTDRVRYLAEISQTVRGYNRWAQEQADAAARVQALRQAAESVPCDGRLETAGREAEQRLESANLKALEGWVDKAACYRGEEFVYEVRGKAVRVKTGEQSLSGLRIPKVGLPRCQGWGDLLRWMLKENLPGEFPYAAGVFPFRREGEDPTRMFAGEGGPERTNRRFHYLSRGMAAKRLSTAFDAVTLYGSDPDLRPDIYGKLGNSGVSVACLDDAKRLYSGFDLADPRTSVSMTINGPAPVMAAYFMNAAVDQQCELHIRREGKERQLREKIARFYRSRGLKAPAYHGRFPESHDGLGLLLLGMTGDQVLPPEVYARIKADTLAVVRGTVQADILKEDQAQNTCIYAIDFALKLMGDVQEYFISNQVRNFYSVSISGYHIAEAGANPITQLAFTLANGFTYVEHYLSRGMPIDAFAPNLSFFFSSGMDPEYSVIGRVARLIWAKAMKRRYGANAQSQRLKYHCQTSGRSLHSQDIEFNDIRTTLQAFGAIYDNCNSLHTNAYDEAITTPTEESVRRALAVQLIINREYGLTKNQNSLQGSFIIEELTDLVEEAVLGEFERLSERGGALGAMETAYQRGKIQEESLRYESLKHSGQIPIMGVNTFLSPHGSPTARPKEVTRAAPAEMQRQIRTLRDLHKAQADRAPALLQELRRCALGNENVFAALMEAAKACSLGQITGTLFETGGEYRRSL
- the meaB gene encoding methylmalonyl Co-A mutase-associated GTPase MeaB — encoded protein: MTRKITGAVWARRVLRGEVRAAAGLMRDLDDGVPAAQAVLRKLYAAAGRAHVVGLTGPAGCGKSTLADALVASARGQGLSVGVVAVDPTSHISGGAVLGDRVRMQRHARDEKVFIRSLASRGSLGGLSRSVFATVTVMDAMGKDLILVETAGVGQDGVKVAGAAHTVLVVLAPGMGDEIQAIKAGVLEIGDIYVVNKCDRPGCEALLRGLRWALEGKACEVVKTCALSGAGIGRLFGCVGAHRCALRAGGGWAERSRGMARAAFLERLETGCKELLSERLKSEGTLRKLLEDLASRRTDPDSAARRVLRDMARTGGRR
- a CDS encoding (Fe-S)-binding protein, which produces MHWHAADAVVVGIALPISLAVFSRAVYRKTRLLQALAPVPDPVADHPRRIQEFLTIFLGQKKLFQDPVPGLMHALIFWGFCALLLRALTLFGMALGGGFGFHLPFLGPDALLGRAYGVVKDGANIAVTLMILLALFRRYIQRVKRLRNTGEALFVLLMILTLMLSDMLFSAALSGKAPAAAGHAALWVHCLGILVFLAYLPTGKHMHILTSAFNVYLRPLHRGGRLTKLDLADEKVDVFGTPHVDQLTGKDGLDLYSCTECGRCNEACPANGVGKKLAPREIITAQKDCLKREAGRLINGKGGEPEELAPASVTPEEFWACTTCQACEQACPVSISHVQRINSLRRSEVLMQARFPAEVRRAFKGLENNSNPWGLGAAKRAEWAKGLDLPLWRQAPAEYLLYFGCAASLDDRAVKVSRSLVSLLKKAGVSFAVLGEEELCCGETARRLGEEALGQSLVEQNTALLNELKVKKILTPCPHCFNTFKNEYPDFGGSFEVLHHTRLLQGLVLQGKLKPKSGPDTRVVIHDSCYLGRANGVYDPARELLAAVGGAQAVEPSRCRETGFCCGAGGGLFWVEEKGPRVNHERVRQLHQTKASVIATSCPYCLSMLETGVKDQSLENLAVKDLAEILEAAL
- a CDS encoding 3-hydroxyacyl-CoA dehydrogenase family protein; its protein translation is MDYAERLEKVAVLGAAGKMGSGIVLLMAQEMADLALQPENRSLCYVLHAVDLSPKALSGLMKYLREQVRKTAEKRIVGLRRAYADRADLVENRDIIEQYVTDVLDVVRPVTVLAAAAEAGVVFEAATEDLDLKLRLLRQVAAENPKQPWVFTNTSSIPISELDAKAGLQGRIMGFHFYNPPAVQKLVELIRGQAALPEVAAFAEALAKKLRKTVVHSRDQAGFIGNGHFMRDMLHGISELERLSKEMPFVQAAYCVNRVSQDFLVRPMGIFQLVDYVGLDVCACILKVMDPRLPGQDLKSPLLEKLLALGVRGGQNHDGSQKDGFLRYEKGRSTGVYDPEAKRYVPLAEFQAVCDAKLGPLPEPALAWKTAARLPAKDKALAEFFGKLDKMSSLGAELAKRYGARSRDIGLNLVKDGVAAGPEDVNKVLLTGFFHAYGPINDYFKAKVSR